Genomic window (Bradyrhizobium sp. 186):
GCAAGCGTTGAATTCTCAACGTGCGAGACATCCAGGTCATGAGCGACAAGGCATGAGCGACAAGGCCGTCATCACCTGCGCGCTGAACGGCGTGCTCACCGATCCCAAGCAGCACAACGTGCCGGTCACGCCGGAGCAGATGGCACGCGAGGCCAAGGCCGCGTTCGATGCGGGCGCCAGCATCATGCACATCCATCTGCGCCAGCAGGCGCCGAACAAGGGTCACCTGCCGTCCTGGGAGGTCGGCGTCAGCAAGGAGATCCAGCAGGCGATCCGCGAGGCGTGCCCCGGCGTGATCATCAACCACACTTCGGGCATCTCCGGGCCAAACTACAGCGGCGCGCTCGACTGTATCCGCGAGACCAGGCCGGAGATCGCCGCCTGCAACGCCGGCTCGCTGAATTACCTGAAGGTCAAGGCTGACAACACCTGGGCCTGGCCGCCGATGATGTTCGACAACGCCGTCGAGAAGGTGAAGGACTATCTCGACGTCATGAACGCGGTCGGCACCATCCCCGAGTTCGAGTGTTTTGACGTCGGCATCGTGCGCTGCGTCGGCATGTACAACCAGGTCGGCATGTACAAGGGCCCGCTCGAATATAACTTCGTGATGGGCGTCGCCTCCGGCATGCCGTCGGATCCCGAGCTGCTTCCGATCCTGCTCAGGCTGAAGCATCCCGAGGCGCATTGGCAGGTCACCGCCATCGGCCGCGAAGAGATCTGGCCGCTGCATCAGCGTTGCGCCGAGCTCGGCGGCCATCTGCGCACCGGCCTGGAGGACACCTTCTATCTCGCCGACGGCAAGAAGGTGACGTCGAACGGCCAGCTGATCGAGGCCGCTGCCGCCTGCGCGCGGCGCGCAGGCCGCGAGATCGCGAGCCCGGCCGAGGCGCGGAAGATCTTTGGGACGAATCGGTAGGTATCGCCTCAACCGTCATTGCGAGCGAAGCGAAGCAATCCAGAATCTTTCCGTAGAGGCAGTCTGGATTGCTTCGTCGCTTCGCTCCTCGCAATGACGAGCAGGATA
Coding sequences:
- a CDS encoding 3-keto-5-aminohexanoate cleavage protein produces the protein MSDKAVITCALNGVLTDPKQHNVPVTPEQMAREAKAAFDAGASIMHIHLRQQAPNKGHLPSWEVGVSKEIQQAIREACPGVIINHTSGISGPNYSGALDCIRETRPEIAACNAGSLNYLKVKADNTWAWPPMMFDNAVEKVKDYLDVMNAVGTIPEFECFDVGIVRCVGMYNQVGMYKGPLEYNFVMGVASGMPSDPELLPILLRLKHPEAHWQVTAIGREEIWPLHQRCAELGGHLRTGLEDTFYLADGKKVTSNGQLIEAAAACARRAGREIASPAEARKIFGTNR